The Pseudopipra pipra isolate bDixPip1 chromosome 6, bDixPip1.hap1, whole genome shotgun sequence genome includes a region encoding these proteins:
- the MADD gene encoding MAP kinase-activating death domain protein isoform X25, translating to MVQKKRICPRLLDYLVIIGARHPSSDSVAQTPELLRRYPLEDHADFPLPPDVVFFCQPEGCLSVRQKRMSFRDDTSFVFTLTDKDTGVIRYGICVNFYRSFQKRVPKEKGEGTGGHRGREGQKVPKSGEASAPQEEVGTESSESGSSLQAPSAESTPDVNRSPRSKRLAKGSHRSRNSTLTSLCILSHYPFFSTFRECLYTLKRLVDCCSERLLGKKLGIPRGVQRDTMWRIFTGSLLVEEKSSALLHDLREIEAWIYRLLRSPMPVAGQKRVDVEVLPHELQPALTFALPDPSRFTLVDFPLHLPLELLGVDACLQVLTCILLEHKIVLQSRDYNALSMSVMAFVAMIYPLEYMFPVIPLLPTCMASAEQLLLAPTPYIIGVPASFFLYKLDFKMPDDVWLIDLDTNRVIVPTNAESLPALPEPEASELKKHLKQALASMSLNTQPILNLEKFQEGQEVPLLLGRPQNDLQSTPSTEFNPLIYGNDVDSVDVATRVAMVRFFNSPNVLQGFQMHTRTLRLFPRPVVAFQANSFLASRPKQTPFADKLSRTQAVEYFGEWSLNPTNYAFQRIHNNMFDPALIGDKPKWYAHQLQPIHYRVYDSNSQLAEALNIPAEKETDSDPTDDSGSDSVDYDDSSSSYSSLGDFVSEMMKCDINGDTPNVDPLTHAALGDASEVEFDDFQEYSGDMDEQTMDSENSQENNQPRSSSSTTASSSPSTVIHGANHEAADSAEIEEKLAAGFSNHLPSLPLQPSFPKISLDRRESDIAAGSMSSSEGVVRKREYDNPYFEPQYGFPTEDEDDEQEESYTPRFDQNLNGSRSQKLLRPNSLKLANDSDADSDSRASSPNSTVSNNSSEGFGGIMSFASSLYRNHSTSFSLSNLALPTKVGRDKNTPFPSLKVFGLNTIMEIITEAGPVSNEGNRRALVDQKSSVIKHSPTVKRESPSPQGRTSNSSENQQFLKEVVHNVLDGQGVGWLNMKRVRRLLESEQLRVFVLSKLNRTIQSEEDARQDVIQDVEISRKVYKGMLDLLKCTVLSLEHSYANAGLGGMASVFGLLEIAHTHYYNKEPEKRKRSPTDGSVTPVGKDPGSSPRVEPKPAMQLPVPQIMPKPPSPAGKGPREFDTRSLKEENFIASIGTEGVKQFDLGETDEKKSQISADSGLSLASGSQKSDFDSIPSGGPTVMVRSTSQDSEVSTVSNSSGETLGADSDLSSNAGDGPSVENGGNLAGSRGTVSDSEIETNSATSSIFAKSHNLKQSVKDSKGSTPGRGPEEGNQRVYLYEGLLGRDKGSVWDQLEDAAMETFSMSKERSTLWDQMQFWEDAFLDAVMLEREGMGMDQGPQEMIDRYLSLGEHDRKRLEDDEDRLLATLLHNMIAYMLMIKVNKNDIRKKVRRLMGKSHIGLVHSQQINDILDKLANLNGRELPVRPSGSRHIKKQTFVVHAGTDTTGDIFFMEVCDDCIVLRSNIGTVYERWWYEKLINMTYCPKTKVLCLWRRNGQETQLNKFYTKKCRELYYCVKDSMERAAARQQSIKPGPELGGEFPVQDMKTGEGGLLQVTLEGINLKFMHSQVFIELNHIKKCNTVRGVFVLEEFVPETKEVVSHKYKTPMAHEICYSVLCLFSYVAAIRGKEAENKSKPPRPVSS from the exons ATGGTGCAGAAAAAGAGAATCTGCCCCCGCTTATTGGACTATCTTGTCATCATTGGAGCCAG GCACCCAAGCAGTGATAGTGTTGCTCAGACTCCCGAACTGCTGCGACGTTACCCTCTAGAAGACCATGCAGACTTTCCTCTACCGCCTGATGTTGTGTTCTTCTGCCAGCCAGAAGGATGTCTGAGTGTGCGGCAAAAACGCATGAGCTTCCGTGATGACACCTCCTTTGTCTTCACCCTCACAGACAAGGATACAGGTGTCATTCGCTATGGAATCTGTGTCAACTTCTACCGCTCCTTCCAGAAGCGAGTACccaaggagaagggagaaggcaCAGGGGGACATCGAGGTCGGGAGGGACAGAAGGTCCCTAAATCTGGAGAGGCATCAGCACCCCAAGAGGAAGTGGGCACTGAGAGTTCAGAGAGTGGTTCTTCACTGCAGGCTCCAAGTGCAGAGTCTACCCCTGATGTGAATCGATCACCGCGCAGTAAGCGTCTGGCCAAAGGCAGTCATCGCTCTCGGAACAGCACCCTGACTTCACTGTGCATCCTTAGTCATTATCCCTTCTTTTCCACATTTCGTGAGTGTCTCTACACCCTCAAGAGACTTGTGGACTGCTGTAGTGAGAGATTGTTGGGCAAGAAGTTGGGCATTCCTCGTGGGGTGCAGAG GGATACGATGTGGCGGATTTTCACAGGCTCTCTCCTGGTGGAAGAAAAGTCCAGTGCGTTGCTACACGACTTGCGGGAGATTGAGGCTTGGATATACCGTCTGCTCCGGTCACCAATGCCCGTTGCTGGTCAGAAGCGGGTGGATGTGGAAGTCTTGCCACATGAGTTGCAGCCAGCTTTGACCTTTGCTCTGCCTGATCCATCCCGCTTCACCTTGGTGGATTTTCCATTACATCTGCCTTTGGAGTTGTTGGGAGTGGATGCCTGCCTGCAGGTGCTGACCTGCATCCTTTTGGAGCATAAG ATTGTATTGCAGTCCCGAGATTATAATGCACTTTCAATGTCTGTGATGGCCTTTGTGGCCATGATCTACCCATTAGAGTACATGTTCCCCGTGatccctctgcttcccacctGCATGGCCTCTGCAGAACAG ttgcttctAGCCCCTACGCCTTATATCATTGGTGTTCCAGCAAGTTTCTTTCTTTACAAactggatttcaagatgcctGATGATGTTTGGCTTATTGACCTGGATACCAACAGG GTGATTGTTCCCACAAATGCAGAATCTttgccagcactgccagaaCCAGAAGCTTCAGAGCTGAAAAAGCATCTGAAACAG GCCCTGGCCAGCATGAGTCTGAATACTCAGCCCATTCTTAATCTAGAGAAGttccaggaggggcaggaggtgccactgctgctgggaagaCCACAGAATGATTTGCAGTCTACTCCTTCCACAGAATTCAACCCCCTGATCTATGGAAATGATGTGGACTCTGTCGATGTGGCTACCAG aGTTGCTATGGTGAGATTCTTCAACTCACCAAATGTTTTGCAAGGTTTCCAAATGCATACTCGCACTCTTCGTCTCTTCCCACGACCAGTGGTGGCCTTCCAGGCAAATTCTTTTCTTGCCTCTAGGCCGAAGCAAACACCTTTTGCAGATAAGCTTTCCAGAACACAGGCAGTAGAATACTTTGGAGAATGGTCACTCAATCCTACTAACTATGCTTTCCAAAGAATTCATAACA ACATGTTTGACCCAGCCCTGATTGGTGACAAACCCAAGTGGTATGCTCACCAGCTGCAGCCGATCCACTATCGAGTCTATGACAGTAATTCACAGCTGGCTGAAGCACTGAATATCccagcagagaaagaaacagattcTGATCCCACTGATGACAG tggcagtgacaGTGTCGACTATGACGACTCAAGTTCCTCCTACTCCTCCCTTGGTGACTTTGTCAGTGAGATGATGAAATGTGACATTAATGGTGATACCCCAA ATGTTGACCCCCTGACTCATGCAGCCCTTGGTGATGCTAGTGAAGTGGAATTTGATGATTTTCAAGAATATTCAGGGGATATGGATGAACAGACCATGGACAGTGAGAACTCCCAGGAGAACAATCAGCCTCGTTCAAGTTCCAGTACTACAGCCAGTAGCAGCCCCAGCACTGTCATCCATGGAGCAAATCAT GAGGCAGCAGACTCAGCAGAAATAGAAGAGAAGTTGGCTGCTGGATTTTCAAACCACCTCCCTTCCTTGCCACTGCAACCAAGCTTTCCCAAGATAAGCTTGGATCGTCGTGAGAGTGACATTGCAGCTGGCAGCATGAGCTCCTCAGAAGGGGTGGTGAGGAAGCGAGAGTATGACAATCCATACTTTGAACCTCAGTATGGTTTTCCTACGGAGGATGAAGATGATGAGCAGGAAGAGAGCTACACCCCAAGATTTGACCAGAATCTCAATGGAAGCAG GTCTCAGAAGTTACTCCGGCCAAACAGTTTAAAACTGGCCAATGATTCTGATGCAGATTCAGATTCCAGGGCCAGCTCCCCAAACTCTACTGTCTCCAACAACAGCAGTGAAGGTTTTGGGGGCATCATGTCTTTTGCAA GCAGCTTGTACAGAAACCACAGCACAAGTTTCAGTTTGTCCAACTTAGCCCTACCAACGAAAGTTGGGAGAGACAAGAATACTCCTTTTCCCAGCCTGAAAG TATTTGGGTTAAATACTATAATGGAGATTATTACTGAAGCTGGCCCAGTAAGCAATGAAG GAAATAGACGAGCTCTTGTGGATCAAAAATCTTCAGTCATAAAGCACAGCCCAACAGTGAAGAGGGAATCTCCATCGCCTCAGGGACGAACTAGCAATTCCAG TGAGAAccagcagttcctgaaggaGGTGGTACACAATGTTCTTGATGGGCAGGGTGTTGGCTGGCTGAATATGAAGAGAGTCCGACGTCTGCTGGAGAGTGAGCAGCTCCGTGTCTTTGTACTAAGCAAGCTGAATCGCACCATCCAGTCAGAAGAAGATGCTCGACAGGATGTCATACAGGACGTG GAGATCAGCCGCAAGGTTTATAAAGGAATGCTGGACTTGCTGAAGTGCACAGTCTTAAGCTTGGAGCATTCATATGCAAATGCTGGCCTGGGAGGCATGGCCAGTGTTTTTGGCCTGCTAGAGATAGCACATACTCACTATTATAATAAAG aaccagaaaagagaaaacGCAGTCCAACAGATGGATCTGTCACTCCAGTTGGCAAGGATCCTGGATCATCCCCAAGAGTGGAGCCAAAACCTGCGATGCAGCTGCCGGTACCTCAGATAATGCCAAAGCCACCAAGCCCTGCAGGCAAAGGGCCAAGGGAGTTTGACACAAGAAGtctaaaggaagaaaattttattgCTTCCATTG gAACAGAAGGTGTGAAACAATTCGATTTGGGAGAAACAGATGAGAAGAAATCCCAAATCAGTGCAGACAGTGGCCTCAGTTTGGCCTCAGGTTCTCAG AAGAGTGATTTTGACTCTATTCCCAGTGGAGGACCAACAGTTATGGTCCGAAGTACAAGCCAGGATTCTGAAGTCAGCACT GTTAGTAACAGTTCTGGAGAGACATTAGGAGCAGACAGTGACTTGAGTAGCAATGCTGGTGATGGCCCGAGTGTGGAAAATGGTGGCAATTTGGCAGGATCCAGAGGCACTGTGTCAGACAGCGAAATTGAGACAAACTCTGCTACTAGCTCTATCTTT GCGAAGTCTCACAACCTGAAGCAGAGTGTGAAGGATAGCAAAGGCAGTACTCCAGGGAGAGGTCCAGAGGAAGGGAACCAACGTGTCTATCTATATGAAGGACTTTTGG GTAGGGATAAAGGATCTGTCTGGGACCAGTTAGAGGATGCTGCAATGGAAACCTTCTCTATGA GCAAAGAGCGTTCAACTTTATGGGACCAGATGCAGTTCTGGGAAGATGCTTTTTTGGATGCTGTAATGTTAGAGAGAGAAGGAATGGGGATGGACCAGGGACCTCAGGAGATGATTGACAG GTATCTTTCCCTGGGAGAACATGATCGAAAGCGTTTGGAGGATGATGAGGACCGTTTGTTGGCTACACTGCTGCATAATATGATTGCCTATATGCTTATGataaag GTGAACAAGAAtgatattaggaaaaaggtGCGACGTCTAATGGGAAAATCACATATTGGATTGGTGCACAGTCAGCAAATAAACGATATTCTAGACAAACTTGCCAATCTG aatgGACGGGAACTCCCTGTGAGACCCAGTGGCAGCCGCCATATCAAGAAGCAGACTTTTGTAGTACATGCTGGGACAGACACAACAGGAGACATATTTTTTATGGAG GTATGTGATGATTGTATTGTGCTTAGAAGCAACATTGGAACTGTCTATGAACGTTGGTGGTATGAGAAACTCATCAACATGACTTACTGTCCCAAAACAAAAGTGCTCTGCCTCTGGCGCAGGAATGGTCAGGAGACACAACTGAACAAGTTCTACACAAAGAAG TGTCGGGAACTATACTACTGTGTAAAAGACAGTATGGAGCGAGCAGCAGCAAGACAGCAGAGCATTAAACCAG
- the MADD gene encoding MAP kinase-activating death domain protein isoform X31 — protein sequence MVQKKRICPRLLDYLVIIGARHPSSDSVAQTPELLRRYPLEDHADFPLPPDVVFFCQPEGCLSVRQKRMSFRDDTSFVFTLTDKDTGVIRYGICVNFYRSFQKRVPKEKGEGTGGHRGREGQKVPKSGEASAPQEEVGTESSESGSSLQAPSAESTPDVNRSPRSKRLAKGSHRSRNSTLTSLCILSHYPFFSTFRECLYTLKRLVDCCSERLLGKKLGIPRGVQRDTMWRIFTGSLLVEEKSSALLHDLREIEAWIYRLLRSPMPVAGQKRVDVEVLPHELQPALTFALPDPSRFTLVDFPLHLPLELLGVDACLQVLTCILLEHKIVLQSRDYNALSMSVMAFVAMIYPLEYMFPVIPLLPTCMASAEQLLLAPTPYIIGVPASFFLYKLDFKMPDDVWLIDLDTNRVIVPTNAESLPALPEPEASELKKHLKQALASMSLNTQPILNLEKFQEGQEVPLLLGRPQNDLQSTPSTEFNPLIYGNDVDSVDVATRVAMVRFFNSPNVLQGFQMHTRTLRLFPRPVVAFQANSFLASRPKQTPFADKLSRTQAVEYFGEWSLNPTNYAFQRIHNNMFDPALIGDKPKWYAHQLQPIHYRVYDSNSQLAEALNIPAEKETDSDPTDDSGSDSVDYDDSSSSYSSLGDFVSEMMKCDINGDTPNVDPLTHAALGDASEVEFDDFQEYSGDMDEQTMDSENSQENNQPRSSSSTTASSSPSTVIHGANHEAADSAEIEEKLAAGFSNHLPSLPLQPSFPKISLDRRESDIAAGSMSSSEGVVRKREYDNPYFEPQYGFPTEDEDDEQEESYTPRFDQNLNGSRSQKLLRPNSLKLANDSDADSDSRASSPNSTVSNNSSEGFGGIMSFASSLYRNHSTSFSLSNLALPTKVGRDKNTPFPSLKVFGLNTIMEIITEAGPVSNEGNRRALVDQKSSVIKHSPTVKRESPSPQGRTSNSSENQQFLKEVVHNVLDGQGVGWLNMKRVRRLLESEQLRVFVLSKLNRTIQSEEDARQDVIQDVEISRKVYKGMLDLLKCTVLSLEHSYANAGLGGMASVFGLLEIAHTHYYNKEPEKRKRSPTDGSVTPVGKDPGSSPRVEPKPAMQLPVPQIMPKPPSPAGKGPREFDTRSLKEENFIASIGTEGVKQFDLGETDEKKSQISADSGLSLASGSQKSDFDSIPSGGPTVMVRSTSQDSEVSTVVSNSSGETLGADSDLSSNAGDGPSVENGGNLAGSRGTVSDSEIETNSATSSIFAKSHNLKQSVKDSKGSTPGRGPEEGNQRVYLYEGLLGKERSTLWDQMQFWEDAFLDAVMLEREGMGMDQGPQEMIDRYLSLGEHDRKRLEDDEDRLLATLLHNMIAYMLMIKVNKNDIRKKVRRLMGKSHIGLVHSQQINDILDKLANLNGRELPVRPSGSRHIKKQTFVVHAGTDTTGDIFFMEVCDDCIVLRSNIGTVYERWWYEKLINMTYCPKTKVLCLWRRNGQETQLNKFYTKKCRELYYCVKDSMERAAARQQSIKPGPELGGEFPVQDMKTGEGGLLQVTLEGINLKFMHSQVFIELNHIKKCNTVRGVFVLEEFVPETKEVVSHKYKTPMAHEICYSVLCLFSYVAAIRGKEAENKSKPPRPVSS from the exons ATGGTGCAGAAAAAGAGAATCTGCCCCCGCTTATTGGACTATCTTGTCATCATTGGAGCCAG GCACCCAAGCAGTGATAGTGTTGCTCAGACTCCCGAACTGCTGCGACGTTACCCTCTAGAAGACCATGCAGACTTTCCTCTACCGCCTGATGTTGTGTTCTTCTGCCAGCCAGAAGGATGTCTGAGTGTGCGGCAAAAACGCATGAGCTTCCGTGATGACACCTCCTTTGTCTTCACCCTCACAGACAAGGATACAGGTGTCATTCGCTATGGAATCTGTGTCAACTTCTACCGCTCCTTCCAGAAGCGAGTACccaaggagaagggagaaggcaCAGGGGGACATCGAGGTCGGGAGGGACAGAAGGTCCCTAAATCTGGAGAGGCATCAGCACCCCAAGAGGAAGTGGGCACTGAGAGTTCAGAGAGTGGTTCTTCACTGCAGGCTCCAAGTGCAGAGTCTACCCCTGATGTGAATCGATCACCGCGCAGTAAGCGTCTGGCCAAAGGCAGTCATCGCTCTCGGAACAGCACCCTGACTTCACTGTGCATCCTTAGTCATTATCCCTTCTTTTCCACATTTCGTGAGTGTCTCTACACCCTCAAGAGACTTGTGGACTGCTGTAGTGAGAGATTGTTGGGCAAGAAGTTGGGCATTCCTCGTGGGGTGCAGAG GGATACGATGTGGCGGATTTTCACAGGCTCTCTCCTGGTGGAAGAAAAGTCCAGTGCGTTGCTACACGACTTGCGGGAGATTGAGGCTTGGATATACCGTCTGCTCCGGTCACCAATGCCCGTTGCTGGTCAGAAGCGGGTGGATGTGGAAGTCTTGCCACATGAGTTGCAGCCAGCTTTGACCTTTGCTCTGCCTGATCCATCCCGCTTCACCTTGGTGGATTTTCCATTACATCTGCCTTTGGAGTTGTTGGGAGTGGATGCCTGCCTGCAGGTGCTGACCTGCATCCTTTTGGAGCATAAG ATTGTATTGCAGTCCCGAGATTATAATGCACTTTCAATGTCTGTGATGGCCTTTGTGGCCATGATCTACCCATTAGAGTACATGTTCCCCGTGatccctctgcttcccacctGCATGGCCTCTGCAGAACAG ttgcttctAGCCCCTACGCCTTATATCATTGGTGTTCCAGCAAGTTTCTTTCTTTACAAactggatttcaagatgcctGATGATGTTTGGCTTATTGACCTGGATACCAACAGG GTGATTGTTCCCACAAATGCAGAATCTttgccagcactgccagaaCCAGAAGCTTCAGAGCTGAAAAAGCATCTGAAACAG GCCCTGGCCAGCATGAGTCTGAATACTCAGCCCATTCTTAATCTAGAGAAGttccaggaggggcaggaggtgccactgctgctgggaagaCCACAGAATGATTTGCAGTCTACTCCTTCCACAGAATTCAACCCCCTGATCTATGGAAATGATGTGGACTCTGTCGATGTGGCTACCAG aGTTGCTATGGTGAGATTCTTCAACTCACCAAATGTTTTGCAAGGTTTCCAAATGCATACTCGCACTCTTCGTCTCTTCCCACGACCAGTGGTGGCCTTCCAGGCAAATTCTTTTCTTGCCTCTAGGCCGAAGCAAACACCTTTTGCAGATAAGCTTTCCAGAACACAGGCAGTAGAATACTTTGGAGAATGGTCACTCAATCCTACTAACTATGCTTTCCAAAGAATTCATAACA ACATGTTTGACCCAGCCCTGATTGGTGACAAACCCAAGTGGTATGCTCACCAGCTGCAGCCGATCCACTATCGAGTCTATGACAGTAATTCACAGCTGGCTGAAGCACTGAATATCccagcagagaaagaaacagattcTGATCCCACTGATGACAG tggcagtgacaGTGTCGACTATGACGACTCAAGTTCCTCCTACTCCTCCCTTGGTGACTTTGTCAGTGAGATGATGAAATGTGACATTAATGGTGATACCCCAA ATGTTGACCCCCTGACTCATGCAGCCCTTGGTGATGCTAGTGAAGTGGAATTTGATGATTTTCAAGAATATTCAGGGGATATGGATGAACAGACCATGGACAGTGAGAACTCCCAGGAGAACAATCAGCCTCGTTCAAGTTCCAGTACTACAGCCAGTAGCAGCCCCAGCACTGTCATCCATGGAGCAAATCAT GAGGCAGCAGACTCAGCAGAAATAGAAGAGAAGTTGGCTGCTGGATTTTCAAACCACCTCCCTTCCTTGCCACTGCAACCAAGCTTTCCCAAGATAAGCTTGGATCGTCGTGAGAGTGACATTGCAGCTGGCAGCATGAGCTCCTCAGAAGGGGTGGTGAGGAAGCGAGAGTATGACAATCCATACTTTGAACCTCAGTATGGTTTTCCTACGGAGGATGAAGATGATGAGCAGGAAGAGAGCTACACCCCAAGATTTGACCAGAATCTCAATGGAAGCAG GTCTCAGAAGTTACTCCGGCCAAACAGTTTAAAACTGGCCAATGATTCTGATGCAGATTCAGATTCCAGGGCCAGCTCCCCAAACTCTACTGTCTCCAACAACAGCAGTGAAGGTTTTGGGGGCATCATGTCTTTTGCAA GCAGCTTGTACAGAAACCACAGCACAAGTTTCAGTTTGTCCAACTTAGCCCTACCAACGAAAGTTGGGAGAGACAAGAATACTCCTTTTCCCAGCCTGAAAG TATTTGGGTTAAATACTATAATGGAGATTATTACTGAAGCTGGCCCAGTAAGCAATGAAG GAAATAGACGAGCTCTTGTGGATCAAAAATCTTCAGTCATAAAGCACAGCCCAACAGTGAAGAGGGAATCTCCATCGCCTCAGGGACGAACTAGCAATTCCAG TGAGAAccagcagttcctgaaggaGGTGGTACACAATGTTCTTGATGGGCAGGGTGTTGGCTGGCTGAATATGAAGAGAGTCCGACGTCTGCTGGAGAGTGAGCAGCTCCGTGTCTTTGTACTAAGCAAGCTGAATCGCACCATCCAGTCAGAAGAAGATGCTCGACAGGATGTCATACAGGACGTG GAGATCAGCCGCAAGGTTTATAAAGGAATGCTGGACTTGCTGAAGTGCACAGTCTTAAGCTTGGAGCATTCATATGCAAATGCTGGCCTGGGAGGCATGGCCAGTGTTTTTGGCCTGCTAGAGATAGCACATACTCACTATTATAATAAAG aaccagaaaagagaaaacGCAGTCCAACAGATGGATCTGTCACTCCAGTTGGCAAGGATCCTGGATCATCCCCAAGAGTGGAGCCAAAACCTGCGATGCAGCTGCCGGTACCTCAGATAATGCCAAAGCCACCAAGCCCTGCAGGCAAAGGGCCAAGGGAGTTTGACACAAGAAGtctaaaggaagaaaattttattgCTTCCATTG gAACAGAAGGTGTGAAACAATTCGATTTGGGAGAAACAGATGAGAAGAAATCCCAAATCAGTGCAGACAGTGGCCTCAGTTTGGCCTCAGGTTCTCAG AAGAGTGATTTTGACTCTATTCCCAGTGGAGGACCAACAGTTATGGTCCGAAGTACAAGCCAGGATTCTGAAGTCAGCACTGTG GTTAGTAACAGTTCTGGAGAGACATTAGGAGCAGACAGTGACTTGAGTAGCAATGCTGGTGATGGCCCGAGTGTGGAAAATGGTGGCAATTTGGCAGGATCCAGAGGCACTGTGTCAGACAGCGAAATTGAGACAAACTCTGCTACTAGCTCTATCTTT GCGAAGTCTCACAACCTGAAGCAGAGTGTGAAGGATAGCAAAGGCAGTACTCCAGGGAGAGGTCCAGAGGAAGGGAACCAACGTGTCTATCTATATGAAGGACTTTTGG GCAAAGAGCGTTCAACTTTATGGGACCAGATGCAGTTCTGGGAAGATGCTTTTTTGGATGCTGTAATGTTAGAGAGAGAAGGAATGGGGATGGACCAGGGACCTCAGGAGATGATTGACAG GTATCTTTCCCTGGGAGAACATGATCGAAAGCGTTTGGAGGATGATGAGGACCGTTTGTTGGCTACACTGCTGCATAATATGATTGCCTATATGCTTATGataaag GTGAACAAGAAtgatattaggaaaaaggtGCGACGTCTAATGGGAAAATCACATATTGGATTGGTGCACAGTCAGCAAATAAACGATATTCTAGACAAACTTGCCAATCTG aatgGACGGGAACTCCCTGTGAGACCCAGTGGCAGCCGCCATATCAAGAAGCAGACTTTTGTAGTACATGCTGGGACAGACACAACAGGAGACATATTTTTTATGGAG GTATGTGATGATTGTATTGTGCTTAGAAGCAACATTGGAACTGTCTATGAACGTTGGTGGTATGAGAAACTCATCAACATGACTTACTGTCCCAAAACAAAAGTGCTCTGCCTCTGGCGCAGGAATGGTCAGGAGACACAACTGAACAAGTTCTACACAAAGAAG TGTCGGGAACTATACTACTGTGTAAAAGACAGTATGGAGCGAGCAGCAGCAAGACAGCAGAGCATTAAACCAG